A window of Corticium candelabrum chromosome 3, ooCorCand1.1, whole genome shotgun sequence contains these coding sequences:
- the LOC134177188 gene encoding uncharacterized protein LOC134177188 encodes METTNEILPDIIPSKRVPRKPKPYQPRKDKVEIEIFLGDEGPERAKQEPLIVYSTVDETKNSAIEMSNVADFRDPVANQSKIQEQSHLPVYARVSPKNKRRNIYTVTTEEVVDNTAGLDDSASGTNGQVHSISKEEDTISGGREHVLDMSRNYISEQEIVLSSEDMTSDVYAVPLPRSGLSLIGDGDTGQSTLYAYDKFTFADLLHVISESRQDANTETQEENML; translated from the exons ATGGAAACGACTAACGAAATTTTGCCGGACATAATACCGTCAAAGCGCGTCCCTCGCAAACCCAAACCTTATCAACCAAGAAAAGACAAAGTAGAAATAGAAATCTTTTTGGGAGACGAAGGGCCAGAGCGCGCTAAACAAGAGCCATTGATCGTATACAGTACAGTCGACGAAACCAAAAATTCTGCCATTGAAATGTCAAATGTTGCTGATTTTCGTGATCCAGTTGCGAATCAATCAAAAATCCAAGAGCAATctcatctgcctgtctatgcACGCGTTAGTCCGAAGAACAAGCGTCGGAATATATACACGGTCACAACAGAGGAAGTCGttgataacactgctggtCTTGACGACAGTGCGTCCGGCACTAACGGACAAGTTCATTCCATTTCGAAGGAGGAAGACACAATTAGTGGCGGTCGAGAACATGTGCTCGATATGTCTAGGAATTACATCTCAGAGCAAGAAATTGTTTTGTCTAGCGAAGACATGACGTCAGATGTATATGCTGTGCCTTTACCTCGATCTGGACTGTCACTGATTGGTGATGGCGACACTGGACAGTCTACTCTCTATGCATACG aCAAGTTTACTTTCGCTGACTTACTGCATGTAATCAGTGAGAGCAGGCAAGATGCCAATACGGAGACCCAAGAAGAGAACATGCTGTAA